The Zobellia alginiliquefaciens genome contains a region encoding:
- a CDS encoding TonB-dependent receptor: MEKKPLFFILMKNILNKNRTVKISILMFAFALFNLHANSYSQNKKVSIEANNETIESVLEKIEAQSQFRFFYKTGQLNVSRRVTLNVEKRPIKEVLNLVFGENVTYTLVKNQIVLKRSAHDVSGIPQNNVINEDQQSVSGTITDETGVPLAGANVVEKGTTNGVTADFDGNFSLEVTSDDAILVVSYIGFATKEIPVNNQTSINVQLVESAAGLEEVVVVGFGTQKKVNVIGSVSQVSSKDIENRPVTQVSQAITGQMPGVTVVQRSGRPGQSGGNISVRGVGSFGATPDALVLIDGIAGSMNDINPDDIKSISVLKDASSAAIYGARSANGVILITTKNGSENKFSINYNSYVGFNAATELPEFVDSWEYAEMYNIASGSNSFTAEDIAKYKAQDDPDNYPNTKFLEDLFSKNGIQTSHTLTLNGGDEKNKYYVSAGILQQDGIVPKNSFNRYNVRMNLQNKLGDKFTLNTRFFGSVEKREEPQVTGNKGPGYQSEASRASDATDNAGSFVSQLVSNAVRYPAIELGQDSQGNFGIGPESGGTPVAWLASDSYLENPRTKAGVNVKLDYKPNDNLVFSAIGGYNFTLHEERSYYASQRLNDQINLSQSYLNQYSNKELYKTLQFTGEWSKEVGIHDFSFLGGYSFENEEFSFFNGYRQDFASNDYTVLDLGSAENQQTAGYDAEWALQSFFSRLKYSFDERYLFEATLRYDGSSRFPKSNKYAVFPAAAVGWRASQESFLQDVDWLSNLKVKGSWGILGNQNIGNYPYQTVLASGRDYALGGGLSTGAAYSTYRDADIKWESTETTDIGVETGFFDGRLTFNATYFRRNTTDVLFKPSSSVSSVLGVGISETNTGAVKNTGWEFDLGYRGSKGDFSYSVNGNFSVIDNEVVTLGLGNVEQPNGYVGNGSDLFIGYPMQMYYGYETDGVFLNDGEVSSWADQTAVNPSSQAGDFRYKDISGPDGVPDGQVDPTYDRKYLGSRIPKYTYGANINLNYKNFDFSLFLQGVGGVKGQLTNYAGYAFYNLGNIQRWQMEGRFDPENPVRYPDYPRLEVITNSGTPNTETSDFWVIDAGYLRVKNVQLGYNFPDPVTDLIGIDNLRIYLGAENLHTFNSYRDGWDPEINSSGGYYPILTTYTFGLNLKF; this comes from the coding sequence ATGGAAAAAAAACCATTGTTTTTCATTCTCATGAAAAACATTCTTAACAAGAATCGCACAGTGAAAATATCCATTTTAATGTTTGCTTTTGCCTTGTTCAATCTTCATGCGAATTCCTATTCGCAAAACAAGAAGGTTTCAATAGAAGCGAACAACGAAACTATTGAAAGTGTATTGGAGAAAATAGAAGCGCAAAGTCAGTTCCGTTTTTTTTATAAAACGGGACAGTTAAACGTATCTAGAAGAGTAACACTCAATGTAGAAAAACGCCCTATAAAAGAAGTCTTGAACTTGGTTTTTGGGGAAAATGTCACCTATACTTTAGTTAAAAACCAAATTGTTTTAAAAAGGAGTGCACATGATGTATCAGGTATTCCCCAAAATAATGTTATAAATGAAGACCAACAGTCTGTTAGCGGTACTATCACAGACGAAACCGGAGTTCCCCTAGCGGGTGCCAATGTGGTAGAAAAAGGAACCACAAACGGTGTTACGGCAGATTTTGACGGTAATTTTAGTCTTGAAGTAACCTCTGATGATGCAATTTTAGTAGTCTCTTACATTGGTTTTGCTACCAAGGAAATTCCCGTTAACAATCAAACATCCATTAACGTTCAGCTAGTGGAAAGTGCTGCTGGTCTAGAAGAGGTGGTTGTTGTGGGTTTTGGCACACAAAAGAAAGTGAACGTAATTGGATCTGTCTCGCAAGTATCCTCCAAAGATATAGAGAACAGACCGGTTACTCAGGTATCTCAGGCCATTACCGGTCAAATGCCGGGTGTTACGGTGGTTCAACGCTCTGGGCGACCTGGTCAGAGTGGTGGAAACATAAGTGTTAGAGGTGTAGGTTCTTTTGGAGCAACACCGGACGCACTTGTTTTGATAGATGGTATTGCTGGAAGTATGAATGATATTAATCCGGATGATATTAAATCTATTTCTGTTCTAAAGGATGCTTCTTCTGCGGCAATTTATGGAGCGCGTTCGGCAAATGGGGTAATTCTTATTACTACAAAAAATGGAAGCGAGAACAAGTTCTCTATAAATTACAATAGCTACGTTGGCTTTAATGCGGCAACAGAGCTTCCGGAATTTGTTGATTCTTGGGAATATGCCGAAATGTATAATATAGCTTCTGGCAGTAATAGTTTTACTGCGGAGGATATTGCAAAATATAAGGCACAAGATGACCCGGATAATTATCCGAACACAAAATTTCTAGAAGATTTATTTTCAAAAAACGGAATCCAGACTTCACATACGCTAACCTTGAATGGTGGAGACGAAAAAAATAAATACTATGTATCTGCCGGAATCTTACAACAAGACGGTATCGTTCCAAAAAATAGTTTTAACCGTTATAATGTGCGTATGAACCTTCAGAATAAGTTGGGGGATAAGTTTACATTAAATACCCGGTTTTTTGGTAGTGTAGAAAAAAGAGAAGAGCCTCAGGTGACAGGGAATAAAGGCCCAGGGTACCAGAGTGAAGCTAGTAGGGCATCTGACGCAACTGATAATGCGGGCAGTTTTGTGAGTCAATTGGTATCTAATGCCGTAAGATATCCAGCAATTGAGCTAGGGCAAGATTCTCAAGGTAATTTTGGAATCGGTCCTGAAAGTGGTGGAACTCCAGTGGCTTGGTTGGCTTCTGATTCTTATTTGGAAAACCCACGGACAAAAGCAGGTGTAAACGTTAAACTAGACTATAAGCCTAATGATAACTTAGTGTTTTCGGCAATAGGCGGGTATAATTTTACACTGCACGAAGAACGCTCATACTACGCGTCTCAACGTTTGAACGACCAGATTAATTTGAGTCAGTCTTATTTGAACCAGTACAGTAATAAAGAACTTTATAAAACACTGCAATTTACAGGTGAATGGTCAAAAGAAGTAGGCATACATGATTTTAGCTTCTTGGGAGGTTATTCTTTTGAGAACGAAGAGTTTTCATTTTTTAATGGCTACCGTCAAGACTTTGCTAGTAATGATTACACTGTACTAGATTTAGGTAGTGCGGAAAATCAGCAAACTGCGGGTTATGATGCGGAGTGGGCCTTACAGTCTTTCTTTTCTCGCTTAAAATATAGTTTTGATGAGCGCTACCTTTTTGAAGCTACGCTTCGTTATGATGGATCATCAAGATTCCCAAAGAGTAATAAATATGCGGTATTTCCAGCGGCGGCTGTTGGTTGGAGAGCATCACAGGAATCTTTCTTACAAGATGTAGATTGGCTTTCAAACTTAAAAGTGAAAGGATCTTGGGGTATTTTAGGTAACCAGAATATTGGGAACTATCCATATCAGACCGTACTGGCCTCAGGGCGTGATTATGCATTGGGCGGTGGACTTTCAACAGGTGCTGCGTATTCTACATATCGAGATGCCGACATTAAATGGGAGTCAACGGAAACTACCGATATAGGTGTCGAAACTGGATTTTTTGATGGTAGATTGACGTTTAACGCTACGTATTTTAGAAGAAATACTACAGATGTTCTCTTTAAGCCGTCTTCAAGTGTATCCTCGGTTCTAGGGGTTGGCATTAGTGAAACCAATACGGGAGCGGTCAAAAATACAGGTTGGGAATTTGATTTAGGATACAGAGGAAGTAAAGGTGATTTCAGCTATTCGGTTAACGGAAACTTTTCGGTAATAGATAATGAGGTTGTAACATTGGGCTTAGGTAACGTAGAACAACCTAACGGGTATGTTGGTAACGGATCTGATCTTTTTATTGGCTACCCTATGCAAATGTATTATGGGTATGAAACGGACGGTGTTTTTCTAAATGACGGAGAAGTATCTAGCTGGGCAGACCAGACAGCAGTTAACCCTAGTTCACAGGCTGGAGATTTTAGATATAAAGATATCAGTGGACCGGATGGGGTACCGGATGGTCAAGTTGATCCAACATATGACCGTAAATATTTAGGAAGTCGTATTCCAAAGTACACCTATGGAGCTAACATTAACCTTAATTACAAAAACTTCGATTTTTCCCTTTTCCTTCAAGGTGTTGGAGGGGTTAAAGGGCAGTTGACCAATTATGCTGGTTATGCTTTTTACAATTTAGGTAATATCCAAAGGTGGCAAATGGAAGGAAGGTTTGACCCGGAAAACCCGGTACGTTACCCAGACTATCCTAGACTTGAAGTGATTACCAACAGTGGTACACCAAATACGGAAACTTCGGATTTTTGGGTGATAGACGCTGGGTACCTTCGAGTTAAAAATGTGCAATTGGGCTATAATTTCCCTGATCCGGTAACCGATTTAATCGGTATAGATAACCTAAGGATCTATTTGGGCGCAGAGAATTTGCATACGTTCAATTCCTATAGAGATGGATGGGATCCTGAGATTAATTCTTCTGGGGGCTATTATCCTATTCTAACTACCTACACCTTTGGTTTAAACTTAAAATTTTAG
- a CDS encoding RagB/SusD family nutrient uptake outer membrane protein — MTNLLNTYIGRISSTARFAVLSMALITLWGCDEELEQFPSNAFAKDNFWTSESNADIALTGAYRGAIEYGTQVVPSDWWTYCGIVFMEFATDNAYDRRGDNSTQNRLTDGTLLPNNNVINGYWTGSYKRIAICNDFLENIGNVDMDQAKIDRMSAEVRFLRAATYFYISQFWGSAPLVTTTLTPDEANNVDKVSKAELVSFVISELQAAAADLPSFAELSGTEAGRASKQAALAFLGRMYLGEKNFVEASKVYKEIIDMGENIIDPDYASLFTPANEASSENIFSTQYFGGQAGNALPQHAYPAVSSGWHIVNPLGSLADAYGFDDGTPLSYDDPRFDYDDMGANRDPRFRYNLLWDGSSFGDKIYDCHPDHTESLDQLTYSKQATRTGYGLRKFFDESFSGNLQSDYGGNIPIVRYAEVLLSYLEAELEAGNPITQALLDETINKVRGRASVGLPPITETDPATLRPILRNERRIELALEGQRLWDIFRWDIGDEVLVGDFWGAPFPNSTLYPTTSKKIDPQSRWYVTTKNFRAGTDDIWPIPESEVNVNPKLGN, encoded by the coding sequence ATGACAAACTTATTAAACACATATATAGGTCGCATATCATCCACCGCTCGGTTCGCTGTTTTAAGCATGGCATTGATTACCCTATGGGGCTGCGACGAAGAACTAGAACAATTTCCAAGTAATGCTTTTGCAAAAGATAACTTTTGGACATCGGAGTCCAATGCAGATATAGCCTTGACAGGGGCATATCGCGGGGCTATAGAATACGGAACGCAAGTAGTACCCTCTGATTGGTGGACGTATTGTGGAATCGTTTTTATGGAATTTGCAACGGATAACGCGTATGATCGTAGGGGGGATAACTCCACTCAAAATCGTCTTACCGACGGTACTTTGTTACCAAATAATAATGTTATTAATGGGTATTGGACAGGTTCTTATAAGCGAATCGCCATCTGTAACGACTTTTTAGAAAACATTGGTAATGTTGATATGGATCAGGCCAAGATTGATAGAATGAGTGCCGAGGTTCGTTTCCTAAGGGCGGCAACGTATTTTTATATTTCCCAGTTTTGGGGAAGTGCTCCTTTGGTGACCACAACCTTAACGCCAGATGAGGCAAACAATGTAGATAAAGTATCAAAGGCAGAATTGGTTTCTTTTGTAATCAGTGAATTACAAGCAGCCGCTGCAGATTTACCATCTTTTGCAGAGTTGTCCGGTACAGAGGCAGGTAGGGCCAGCAAGCAAGCGGCTTTGGCTTTCTTGGGTAGAATGTACCTTGGAGAAAAGAACTTTGTGGAAGCATCAAAGGTGTACAAAGAGATTATAGATATGGGCGAGAATATAATAGACCCGGACTATGCCTCTCTTTTTACTCCGGCTAATGAAGCAAGCAGTGAAAATATTTTCAGTACACAATATTTTGGAGGACAGGCCGGGAATGCTTTGCCTCAACATGCTTACCCAGCAGTATCTTCGGGTTGGCATATTGTGAACCCCTTGGGTAGCTTGGCAGATGCCTATGGTTTTGATGATGGTACGCCATTGTCCTATGACGATCCTAGATTTGATTATGATGATATGGGTGCCAATAGAGACCCAAGGTTTAGATATAATTTGCTTTGGGACGGTTCTTCTTTTGGAGACAAAATTTATGACTGTCACCCTGATCATACAGAATCTTTGGATCAGTTAACGTATTCCAAACAGGCAACGCGAACGGGTTATGGGCTAAGAAAGTTTTTTGACGAGTCTTTCAGTGGCAATCTGCAATCTGATTATGGCGGAAATATTCCAATTGTAAGGTATGCCGAAGTTTTATTGAGTTATTTGGAAGCTGAGCTTGAAGCGGGTAACCCTATAACACAAGCGTTGTTAGACGAGACTATTAATAAGGTTAGAGGTAGAGCTTCTGTAGGACTGCCACCGATAACCGAAACCGATCCGGCTACACTTCGTCCTATTTTAAGAAACGAAAGAAGAATTGAATTGGCATTGGAAGGTCAGCGCCTTTGGGATATTTTTAGATGGGATATAGGAGACGAAGTCCTAGTTGGCGATTTCTGGGGAGCTCCTTTTCCAAACTCCACTTTGTATCCAACTACATCCAAGAAAATCGACCCACAATCAAGATGGTACGTGACGACCAAAAATTTCAGGGCAGGAACGGATGATATTTGGCCTATTCCGGAATCTGAGGTTAACGTTAATCCTAAATTAGGAAACTAA
- a CDS encoding alkaline phosphatase D family protein, translated as MTIKRRKFIQNLGLAVPMLASPFNPILAKEMVFEKGTLLDSASSSFSADFKKLNDRVWIGSSFWAVPMEDWEIKNNRLEFSGVEKQSRLHILTHVLGENQGDFVLKGNLGLLADKGKKGGVGFSVGIKDFTDPKSVKAACYFGKGISVGVNLDREIYLDKKKESLPAEFDFKNFSLQLNGQTKAKATELTLEVIDSAGISKTLEYSVDKNINGLVALENKGREKEESTFWWGAINLSGTKVQHEPDNSFGPILWAMYTLSQGNLKLTAQLPPVGAKDSQKVELQFLRNGKWVKADKVQIDPVSFTSIFSVANWDASEDVKYRLRYSLNKKKHSYEGVIREEPTDRALTFGGLTCQHAMGFPYRPLVENLDKSNPDMLYFSGDQLYEGNGGYPIKRQPENKAILNYLGKWYMFGWAFGDVLKNRPSVCTPDDHDVYQGNLWGEGGEGISFEEWEKVRDAHGGLVQTPNFVNVVNQTQCGHMPDAYDATPLKSGMTTWYTELVYGKVSFAIVSDRLFKSGPEMVREGEGRIDHLTAPAKEGELEAETLSFMGQRQLHFLEKWVADWQGANMKVLLSQTLFSNVGTHHGPTKEFLFGDLDSGGWPKSKRDKVVETIRKACAFHINGDQHLPFMVQYSVNEPRDGGWTFCTPAISTGYPRWGQPDSVNVPYTDRPAHGLPNTGCYRDGFGNDNFIYAVGNPTDDFDEEFNRYQKAQKKASGYGLVTFNTSERTIKMEAIRFLADLNNNSEENTYPGWPLTIQQTDNDGRRAIGFLPKLKLKTEDQLVKLINEDTKELVHAMRIKGNSYTPSVYEKGKYTLLIGEGATEKTISGIEITIDPKKVISI; from the coding sequence ATGACCATTAAAAGAAGAAAGTTTATACAAAATTTAGGACTTGCCGTGCCCATGCTGGCAAGTCCTTTTAATCCTATTCTTGCCAAAGAAATGGTATTTGAGAAAGGGACATTATTAGATTCTGCTAGCTCTAGTTTTTCAGCGGATTTTAAAAAGTTGAATGATAGAGTGTGGATTGGTAGCTCTTTCTGGGCGGTACCCATGGAAGATTGGGAAATAAAAAACAACCGATTGGAATTTTCCGGTGTAGAAAAACAGTCAAGGCTACATATCTTAACCCATGTGTTAGGTGAGAATCAAGGTGATTTTGTGCTGAAAGGAAACTTAGGGTTACTAGCGGATAAGGGCAAAAAAGGAGGTGTTGGTTTTTCCGTAGGAATTAAAGATTTCACCGATCCTAAAAGTGTAAAAGCTGCCTGTTATTTTGGGAAAGGTATATCCGTAGGGGTAAATCTAGATAGGGAAATATATCTTGATAAGAAGAAAGAATCGCTTCCAGCGGAATTCGACTTTAAAAATTTCTCCCTTCAACTGAATGGACAAACTAAAGCTAAGGCTACAGAATTGACCCTTGAAGTAATTGATAGTGCAGGTATCTCTAAAACTCTAGAGTATTCAGTAGATAAAAATATAAACGGGTTAGTCGCTCTTGAGAATAAAGGGAGAGAAAAAGAGGAAAGTACTTTTTGGTGGGGTGCTATAAATCTATCGGGCACAAAGGTTCAACATGAACCAGATAACAGTTTTGGTCCTATTTTATGGGCAATGTATACCTTGTCGCAAGGGAATTTAAAGCTTACCGCTCAATTACCGCCTGTAGGGGCCAAAGACTCACAAAAGGTGGAACTGCAGTTTTTGAGGAATGGGAAATGGGTAAAAGCAGATAAGGTACAAATAGATCCTGTTTCTTTTACTTCAATTTTTTCTGTTGCTAACTGGGATGCTTCTGAAGATGTAAAATACCGTCTACGTTACAGTTTGAATAAGAAAAAACATAGTTACGAAGGCGTTATACGTGAAGAACCTACGGATAGAGCGTTAACCTTTGGCGGACTAACATGTCAGCATGCTATGGGGTTTCCGTACCGTCCTTTGGTTGAAAATTTAGATAAGTCCAATCCGGATATGCTCTATTTTTCAGGAGACCAATTGTATGAAGGTAACGGTGGTTATCCTATTAAAAGACAACCGGAAAATAAGGCTATTTTAAATTATTTGGGCAAATGGTATATGTTCGGATGGGCGTTTGGCGATGTTCTAAAAAATAGACCAAGCGTATGTACACCGGATGATCATGATGTGTATCAAGGAAACCTTTGGGGAGAAGGGGGAGAAGGAATCTCATTTGAAGAATGGGAGAAAGTGCGTGATGCCCATGGTGGTTTGGTACAGACTCCCAATTTTGTAAATGTGGTGAACCAGACACAATGTGGTCACATGCCAGATGCTTATGATGCTACACCTTTAAAATCCGGCATGACCACTTGGTATACGGAGCTGGTATATGGTAAGGTCAGTTTTGCCATTGTCAGTGATCGTCTTTTTAAATCCGGACCAGAAATGGTTAGGGAAGGCGAGGGCAGAATAGATCACTTGACCGCTCCTGCAAAAGAAGGGGAATTGGAAGCGGAAACCCTTTCTTTTATGGGGCAAAGACAACTCCATTTTCTAGAAAAATGGGTTGCAGATTGGCAAGGGGCCAATATGAAAGTATTGCTGAGTCAGACGCTTTTCTCCAATGTGGGAACACATCACGGGCCAACAAAAGAATTTCTTTTTGGAGACCTTGATTCGGGAGGATGGCCAAAATCAAAACGGGATAAGGTTGTTGAAACAATTAGAAAAGCTTGTGCTTTTCACATTAATGGTGATCAGCATTTGCCATTTATGGTACAATACAGTGTAAATGAACCAAGGGATGGAGGTTGGACATTTTGTACGCCAGCTATTTCTACAGGGTACCCAAGATGGGGACAACCAGATTCAGTAAACGTTCCTTATACGGATAGACCGGCACACGGATTACCGAACACAGGATGTTATCGTGATGGTTTTGGAAACGATAACTTCATTTATGCCGTTGGTAACCCCACAGATGATTTTGATGAAGAATTCAACAGATACCAAAAGGCGCAGAAAAAAGCTTCGGGGTATGGGCTCGTTACTTTTAATACTTCTGAACGTACTATAAAAATGGAGGCTATTCGATTTTTAGCGGATTTGAATAACAATTCTGAAGAGAACACCTATCCCGGGTGGCCGTTAACGATTCAACAAACGGATAATGACGGAAGAAGAGCAATAGGATTTCTTCCAAAGTTAAAGTTAAAAACAGAAGATCAGTTGGTGAAGCTTATCAATGAAGATACCAAAGAACTGGTACATGCTATGCGGATTAAAGGGAATAGTTATACGCCCTCCGTATACGAAAAGGGGAAATACACCCTACTTATAGGAGAAGGGGCAACAGAAAAAACCATAAGTGGTATAGAAATAACCATTGATCCTAAAAAGGTAATTTCTATTTAA
- a CDS encoding sulfatase family protein: MTSLRKYFLSGAILLLVLSGCKSKEEKTVVQDESPKRPNIVFIYMDDLGYGDLSSYGATELSTPNIDALAEGGVQFTNGYATSATCTPSRYAILTGRYPWRNKDAKILPGTAPLIISTDQLTVPKMLKEKGYATGIVGKWHLGLGSGNVNWNERVSPGPNEVGFDYSYILAATQDRVPTVYIDNGNVDGLDPNDPIEVDYKKNFEGEPTGLDNPELTTMKWHHGHNNSIVNGIPRIGYMKGGEAAQWKDVDMADHFLEKAQAYVTDHKDEPFFLYYALQQPHVPRTPHPRFVGKSGMGPRGDVILEADWVVGEFMKTLEAQGLLENTLIVFSSDNGPVVNDGYYDDSEEKLGDHTPAGVLRGGKYSLFEAGTRVPFITYWKGKIAPGKSDALVCQVDLLTSLATLVGSDKKGEDSENLLEAFMGETKEARTELVLEAGSRTALRKGDWAMIPPYKGAAVNTQVNIELGNDSEYQLYNVKEDLSQTKNVAEENPEKLQELIADYEAIRGTSDVEIKELELK, translated from the coding sequence ATGACAAGTTTAAGGAAGTATTTTTTGAGTGGCGCCATCTTATTGCTGGTGTTATCTGGCTGTAAGTCAAAGGAAGAAAAAACGGTAGTTCAGGACGAAAGTCCAAAGCGGCCCAATATCGTTTTCATTTATATGGATGATTTGGGGTACGGAGACCTTAGTTCCTATGGAGCAACCGAATTGAGTACGCCCAATATTGACGCTTTGGCGGAAGGTGGTGTTCAATTCACCAATGGTTATGCTACTTCAGCCACATGTACGCCAAGTCGTTATGCCATTCTTACCGGTAGGTATCCTTGGAGAAACAAAGATGCGAAAATACTTCCGGGAACGGCACCTTTAATTATAAGTACGGATCAGTTGACCGTACCTAAAATGCTAAAGGAAAAAGGCTATGCTACGGGTATAGTAGGTAAATGGCACTTGGGCTTAGGAAGTGGAAATGTAAATTGGAACGAAAGAGTATCACCAGGGCCGAACGAAGTCGGTTTTGATTATTCTTATATTCTTGCGGCAACACAAGATAGGGTTCCAACAGTATATATAGACAATGGCAATGTAGACGGTCTAGACCCCAATGATCCGATCGAGGTTGATTATAAGAAGAACTTTGAAGGGGAGCCGACAGGCTTGGACAACCCGGAGTTGACTACCATGAAATGGCATCACGGCCACAATAATAGTATTGTAAACGGAATTCCACGTATTGGTTACATGAAAGGTGGCGAAGCTGCTCAATGGAAGGATGTGGATATGGCAGATCACTTTTTGGAGAAAGCGCAAGCCTATGTAACAGACCATAAAGATGAACCTTTCTTCTTATACTACGCATTACAACAACCACATGTGCCGCGTACGCCACATCCAAGATTTGTGGGTAAATCAGGAATGGGACCACGTGGCGATGTTATTCTTGAGGCGGATTGGGTTGTAGGTGAATTCATGAAAACTTTGGAAGCCCAAGGGTTATTGGAAAATACGCTGATTGTTTTTTCAAGTGATAACGGTCCTGTGGTAAATGATGGTTATTATGACGATTCAGAAGAGAAATTAGGTGACCATACGCCAGCGGGAGTACTGCGTGGCGGAAAATATAGTCTTTTTGAAGCGGGTACGCGTGTTCCATTTATTACCTATTGGAAAGGAAAGATAGCTCCGGGGAAATCAGATGCTTTGGTTTGTCAGGTGGATTTACTTACGTCCTTGGCGACATTGGTAGGCAGCGATAAAAAAGGAGAGGATAGTGAGAATCTCTTAGAGGCCTTTATGGGTGAAACTAAGGAAGCAAGAACGGAACTAGTATTGGAAGCCGGTTCTAGAACGGCTTTAAGAAAAGGAGATTGGGCAATGATTCCACCATATAAGGGTGCTGCAGTTAATACGCAAGTTAATATTGAATTAGGTAACGACAGCGAGTACCAGTTGTATAATGTAAAAGAGGATTTAAGTCAAACTAAAAACGTGGCAGAGGAAAATCCTGAAAAACTACAAGAGCTAATTGCTGATTATGAGGCAATAAGAGGTACGTCTGATGTGGAGATCAAAGAGTTGGAATTGAAATAA
- a CDS encoding membrane metalloprotease produces MKYSQHIYKHIFTLLFTCLIASACSKNSDKNTDTGENSKEQIQTVTDDEGNTKEVDVSGNKKSVGDSSNDLLSQDTYNAIIFELFYVAGFKPTESTIENFEEFVSQRLNKPEQISLELIEIESPGQEVYSIEDIRDLEDDIRTQYNLESTIAVFGIFLDGEYSKNTENGSVLGIAYQNTSFVIFEETVKSFSGQTLGPSLAVLESTVLKHEFGHLLGMVNAGTPMQTEHQDTEHGRHCTDDKCLMYWTAETGEGLVNMLSGGTVPNFDSQCLADLKAHGGK; encoded by the coding sequence ATGAAATACAGTCAGCATATATATAAGCATATTTTCACTCTATTATTCACATGTCTGATCGCAAGTGCATGTTCCAAAAATTCTGATAAAAACACCGATACCGGAGAAAATTCTAAAGAACAAATCCAAACTGTAACAGATGACGAAGGCAACACTAAAGAAGTAGATGTTTCAGGAAATAAAAAGTCTGTAGGTGATTCTTCTAATGATCTATTGAGCCAAGACACCTATAACGCCATTATATTTGAACTGTTTTATGTAGCAGGATTTAAACCAACGGAAAGCACAATTGAAAACTTTGAGGAATTCGTTTCTCAACGATTGAATAAACCCGAACAAATTAGTCTAGAATTAATAGAAATTGAATCTCCTGGGCAAGAGGTGTATTCCATAGAGGATATTCGTGACCTTGAAGATGATATACGCACCCAATATAACCTAGAGAGTACTATTGCCGTGTTCGGTATATTTCTTGATGGCGAATATTCTAAAAACACGGAGAACGGGTCTGTTCTTGGTATTGCGTATCAAAATACATCTTTTGTTATATTCGAGGAAACCGTAAAAAGTTTTAGCGGTCAAACACTTGGTCCGAGTCTTGCTGTTTTAGAAAGCACTGTTCTGAAACATGAATTTGGACATCTATTGGGAATGGTAAATGCCGGTACACCAATGCAAACTGAACACCAAGATACAGAACATGGTCGCCATTGTACCGATGATAAATGTTTGATGTACTGGACTGCGGAAACCGGTGAAGGACTGGTAAACATGCTTAGTGGAGGTACGGTGCCCAACTTTGATTCTCAATGTTTAGCCGATTTAAAGGCGCATGGAGGAAAGTAA